The Meriones unguiculatus strain TT.TT164.6M chromosome 1, Bangor_MerUng_6.1, whole genome shotgun sequence genome has a segment encoding these proteins:
- the Gcnt1 gene encoding beta-1,3-galactosyl-O-glycosyl-glycoprotein beta-1,6-N-acetylglucosaminyltransferase, with protein sequence MLRNLFRKRLFSYPTKYYLMGLVLSLITFSVLRIHQKLEFVSVRHLELSGDGHTSNINCTKVLEGDPDEIQKAKLEIITVQFRKRPRWTPHDYINMTHNCASFIKTRKYIVEPLSKEEAGFPIAYSIVVHHKIEMLDRLLRAIYMPQNFYCIHVDKKAEESFLAAVAGIASCFDNVFVASQLENVVYASWSRVQADLNCMKDLYRMNANWKYLINLCGMDFPIKTNLEIVRKLKSFIGENNLETEKMPPNKEERWKKRHTIVDGKLTNTGVAKAQPPLKTPLFSGSAYFVVSREYVGHVLENENIQKFMEWAQDTYSPDEFLWATIQRIPEVPGSRPSSNKYDLSDMNAIARFVKWQYFEGDVSRGAPYPPCNGVHVRSVCVFGAGDLRWMLRKHHLFANKFDMDVDPFAIQCLDEHLRHKALENLEH encoded by the coding sequence ATGCTTAGAAACTTGTTTCGGAAGAGACTTTTTTCTTATCCTACAAAATACTACCTCATGGGTCTTGTTCTCTCTCTAATAACCTTCTCTGTTTTAAGAATTCATCAGAAGCTTGAATTTGTTAGTGTCAGACACTTGGAACTTTCTGGAGATGGTCATACCAGCAACATTAATTGCACTAAAGTTTTAGAGGGTGACCCAGATGAAATCCAAAAGGCGAAGCTGGAGATAATAACAGTGCAATTCAGGAAGCGCCCAAGGTGGACCCCACATGACTATATAAACATGACGCATAACTGCGCCTCTTTCATCAAGACTCGCAAATATATTGTGGAGCCCCTTAGTAAAGAAGAGGCAGGCTTTCCAATTGCATATTCCATCGTGGTTCACCATAAGATTGAAATGCTTGACAGGCTCCTGAGGGCCATCTACATGCCCCAGAATTTCTACTGCATCCATGTGGACAAGAAAGCAGAGGAATCCTTTTTAGCCGCAGTGGCGGGCATTGCGTCCTGCTTCGATAATGTCTTTGTGGCCAGCCAGTTGGAGAATGTTGTTTATGCCTCCTGGAGTCGGGTTCAGGCCGACCTCAACTGCATGAAGGACCTGTACAGAATGAATGCAAACTGGAAGTACTTGATTAATCTCTGTGGTATGGATTTCCCTATTAAAACCAACCTGGAAATTGTCAGGAAGCTCAAGTCGTTCATAGGTGAAAACAACCTGGAAACTGAGAAGATGCCTCCCAACaaggaagaaagatggaaaaaGCGGCACACCATTGTTGATGGGAAGCTGACTAACACTGGGGTAGCCAAAGCGCAGCCTCCACTCAAAACTCCTCTTTTTTCAGGCAGCGCCTACTTTGTGGTCAGTAGGGAATATGTAGGCCATGtgctagaaaatgaaaatatccaAAAGTTCATGGAATGGGCGCAGGACACATACAGCCCAGACGAGTTCCTTTGGGCCACTATCCAGCGGATCCCTGAAGTCCCTGGTTCTCGCCCCTCCAGCAATAAGTATGACTTGTCTGACATGAATGCCATCGCGAGGTTTGTCAAGTGGCAGTACTTCGAAGGCGACGTTTCCAGAGGCGCTCCTTACCCCCCGTGCAATGGAGTGCACGTGCGCTCCGTGTGCGTCTTCGGAGCGGGGGACTTGAGATGGATGCTGCGCAAGCACCACCTTTTTGCCAACAAGTTCGACATGGACGTCGACCCCTTCGCCATCCAGTGTCTGGATGAGCATCTGAGGCATAAAGCCCTGGAGAACTTAGAGCACTAA